One Solanum lycopersicum chromosome 4, SLM_r2.1 DNA window includes the following coding sequences:
- the LOC138348147 gene encoding uncharacterized protein, which translates to MVVDPKENMIKFLLGVSCFVKTECTNAMLEDMNISWHMTNAYQVEGDNPRELAKDNKKTRIGNYEYSRRNQVVEITRSFSKALQLQHLHHLMIHPPRFQRDQKVRALCFKTQKSVSFARTTNLIQRVVITIQAQGGSNSMAQSTTSAASLGHPNQYGTSSSKSDCQCQKRLYALQAHREQEGSLDVVTATLRFFHVDVYAFYMQGLRISFVTSYIEVNFGVSLETLSKTFSISLKSVTQLYLHRYTKVPLAQSLKKSPQYIL; encoded by the exons ATGGTTGTCGATCCCAAGGAAAACATGATTAAGTTCCTACTTGGAGTATCTTGCTTTGTGAAAACAGAGTGCACAAATGCTATGTTAGAGGACATGAATATCTCCTGGCACATGACTAATGCTTACCAGGTTGAGGGAGATAATCCTAGAGAACTAGCAAAGGACAACAAGAAGACTAGAATAGGAAACTATGAGTACTCTCGTAGAAATCAGGTAGTTGAAATCACTCGCAGTTTTAGCAAAGCTCTTCAACTCCAACACCTTCATCATTTAATGATCCACCCCCCTAGGTTTCAACGAGATCAGAAAGTTAGGGCATTATGTTTTAAGACTCAGAAGAGTGTTTCATTTGCTAGAACTACCAACCTTATTCAACGTGTGGTAATAACCATCCAG GCACAAGGAGGTAGCAATAGTATGGCTCAGTCTACAACTTCAGCAGCATCACTAGGGCACCCAAACCAGTATGGTACTTCATCTAGTAAAAGTGACTGTCAATGCCAGAAAAGGTTGTATGCTCTCCAGGCTCACCGGGAACAGGAAGGTTCCCTTGATGTGGTCACTGCTACATTACGTTTCTTTCACGTAGATGTTTATGCTTTTTACATGCAGGGGCTAAGGATTTCTTTTGTAACTTCGTATATAGAAGTAAACTTTGGTGTCAGTCTAGAAACTCTCTCAAAAACCTTCTCAATTTCACTCAagtcggtgacccagttatatcTACACAGGTATACAAAAGTTCCCCTGGCACAATCTCTAAAAAAGTCACCTCAGTATATCTTGTAA